The genomic stretch ACCTGCATCAATATGTGCAGAGATACCAATGTTACGGTAACGAGAAATTGGGGTTTGACGTGCCATGATTTCTAGCATTCCTAAATTTTGTAGTTAAAACAGGACGCACCAACCGACGATTGGTGCGCTCGAATACTTAAGACAGGGAGCAACTTAAATTCCCGCGAACCCTCCACTTTGGTAGAGCGCGATATTAAATCTAGCTGCGGTACGCATAAGTATTCTCCTGATAAGGGACTGTTTTAGCCGCTTAGAAGCGGTAGTGAGAGAAGGCTTTGTTAGCTTCAGCCATACGGTGCACATCTTCACGTTTTTTGATCGCTGAACCTTTACCTTCAGCTGCATCAAGCAACTCACCAGCAAGACGTAAAGCCATCGTTTTTTCAGAACGCTTAGCAGCAGCATCTACCAACCAACGCATTGCTAGGGCTGTACGACGGGATGGGCGTACTTCCATAGGTACTTGATAAGTAGCACCACCAACACGGCGTGCTTTTACTTCGACCATTGGACGAACTTTTTCAAGAGTAGTCTCGAAAAATTCAACTGGATCGACTTTGTTTTTTTCTTGAACGCGGTCTAAAGCACCGTAAACGATACTTTCAGCAATTGATTTTTTACCATCTTGCATAACGTGGTTCATGAACTTAGCGATTGTTTGGCTGCCGAATTTCGGATCCGGAAGGATTTCACGGGCAGCGACTACGCGACGTCTTGGCATCTTAATACACCTACAAATATGACACTTCAGGGTTATCCAGCAGTAGTACAAAGTGCCCTGTACTCTTCGCTGGCCTTACTACACGTCGCTTGAACTTTTCAAAACCTAAAGTTAAAACCTTAAATCTTATAAAGAATTCTTTACAAATTAAACAAGCGAGACGATAAAGGATTGCAGTTCTAAGCGCTAAGAATTTTATTTCTTAGGACGTTTAGCACCGTATTTAGAACGTGACTGGTTACGATCTTTAACGCCAGCACAGTCTAAAGAACCACGAACGGTATGGTAACGTACACCCGGTAAGTCTTTAACACGACCACCACGGATAAGAACAACACTGTGCTCTTGTAGGTTATGACCTTCACCACCGATATAGCTTGATACTTCAAAACCTGAAGTTAAGCGAACACGGCAAACCTTACGCATTGCTGAGTTAGGTTTTTTAGGTGTAGTTGTATAAACACGTGTACACACACCACGACGTTGTGGACAAGCCTTCAACGCAGGAACTTTTGATTTTTCAACCAAAGTTGTACGACCCTTGCGGATCAATTGATTCGTTGTTGCCATATGGCAAATCTCCCGTTATAAAAAAACCACCAAAAAGACCACTTTCTGGGGGCACGCAATTGTAAGCCAAGAAGTAAAAATGGTCAACATTGCCAAGCAAATACCGTATCAACCTTTTGTATCTAGAAAATTTTAAGGGTTAAACGTGAATGTTTTATTTCTTTTAACAATATGTATCACTTTATTTCACTCAACAATAGCTGTGATATTTCTGCTTTGCGCATTGGGGCTTTAAACTCCCCCGCTTAACTTATTCATCTCAAATAGATCACAATGCATTAGGCAGCCTGAGTGTCACACTCAACGGCTGCCTAATGCATAGCACACTTTATTAAATAAACGATTGATGATTAGTTTGGCGCTTCCACCTCATCCGCTGGCAAATTGAGTGACAGTTGCACTTGCTTCAAGTCAGACATTGCTTGCTGATAAGCGGACAAAAGATCAAGATCCGTTTCAGGATGCTCAAGGAGATACAGCCGCGCATGATGAAAAATATGTTGTGCATGAGATCCAGCATCTTCGACCAGCTGCATGCTGTAACGCGCCCCCACCCCTAAATTTGCTATCGGTGCAAGTTTTGCTACAAAACTGGTTTGCGGAACATGTTGCATCCAAGCCCACTTAAATTCCCCTTGCGCATCAACCAAATATTTTTTTAAATACTCGACATCATTAGATGAACCAACCAAACGCTGTAACTGCTGTAAATTATGCTCTTTAAGTACCTGCGCCATATTGCGAATGGTCGCCAATACCGTTTGTTTTTCTGCAACTGATCCAAGATCAATTTGTTTAAACACATATTCCACAATGGGATGATCTTCTGCGTTTAATTCAAAACCATAGGCATGCCCAGTCTGATAAATCCCGCGCAACGCCAAAGCAATCGAAAATGGAATATCAACCGCTGCACCCAATATCCCTGTAACACCACTGGCTGCACCTTGCATCGCAGCCAAAATTTTATTTTGATTACATAGCGCAACACTAATCCGTGCTGAACGCGCAGGATCTTTACTCAGTTCGATCAAGTCTTTGGCGCCAACTTCATTTAACAAGGCCTCACTCGAACTGAGTTTTGAAACCGTATTGTTTAAACGCTCAAAAAAATAGTCAGCAACTTTGTCATTAAACCCTGGTGAAATAAATGAAGTAACGTGATTTATTTTTTGATAATGACGCCCCAATAACTGGCTTGAAATACGCGGAAAATGCTCACGCATCAATTGTTGTGGTGCCGCATAATGATTTTTCTTTCGCTCACCACGCTGAGTCGCCTGCCCCTCAATCACCCGAGCCTCATCTGGTACTTCGGTTAATTTCACAGTTGTATCTGGTGCGACATGCTGAATCATCCCTAAGCCTGTTGATCCGACTTTTTTTGCAAGTTGTAGGGTTGCTGCGATCAAACTACTCGGCTGATGATTTGAATTCGTCATATAAGCTACTCCGCAATATTTATATTTTTTCTAGATTGAAGCTGCATGTTTTAAATACATGCGCAAATAAAAGTAAATTTCATCTTTTAAACTGTACTGAATCAGAGAAAAAGTCAATCTAAGATCTATGACTTTAGCGGTTTCATTTTAGTAATGTAAATATGGAGCACCTGTAGTGACATCAAAGAAATGACCATTATCGAGCAACCTCAGGCTCTAGACCAACCAGCATATTGCATACGATTGAGTTCATCTTGCGCCTAAATACCCCACTCAACCCATGCCGCAATACAATTTGGAACGGTGCAAGCTCTCCAAGCTTTAATTCAAAATATTTTATTGAACTGGTCTTTTTTCCACAAAGGTCTGTTTGACCCGTTCCGATTTAAGCATATATGGAATCCACAGTACTGCCATGAGCAAGCTAAAGCCAAAACCAATCAACAGCTCTGGATAAGCGATGGCTGTATGTGGTACTAAAAAATATTGCACCAAAGCTTTTAATGGATCAAGCAGCACCGCAAGTGAAAGCGTCAAAACCAAATACTTAGGAAACTTATAATTAAAGGTGGAAAATAAAATGATTAAATATAAAAACCACGATAATGCAGCTGCATAAAATACAAGGCTAGATACAACTAAAAAATGCCTAGTAACACCCTCGACCGAAGTAAATATTATAGGAAGCTCATCTAGGATCAGCTCACTGACAAACCCGATTAACTTAAACACCAACTTATAAGCCGAAAAACTCAGCATAATCGCGACCAAAACCAACCAGCCATCTAAACCTTTTAAATCATTATTCTCACGCATCAAAACGCTTCTTCTCAAAGATTGTTATTGCGCCATCTTACTCGATTCATTCAACATCAATAAAAAAACGCCAATCACTCGATTGGCGTTTCCTGTCTTAAAGTTAAGATTTTAGCTCTAACTTAAGCCACTTGGCCTTCTAAAAAGTCTTGTGCAAAGCGTTGTAACACACCACCCGCCTCATAAACATGCACTTCTTCTTCAGTGTCTAAACGACACGTCACTGCAACTTCAATGATTTCATTCTGACCTTTTGCAGTTGAGCGCTCAATCACCAAGGTCAAATCCGAACGTGGTGCAATATTGCCAATCACGCTATAGAGTTCAGTCCCATCAAGTTTTAAGGTATGACGGTCAACGCCGGCTTTAAACTCAAGTGGCAATACGCCCATACCGACTAAGTTGGTGCGGTGAATACGCTCAAAACCTTCAGCGACAATCGCTTCTACACCCGCCAAACGCACACCTTTAGCAGCCCAGTCACGGCTTGAACCTTGACCATAGTCCGCACCCGCAATGATGATCAGTGGCTGCTTGCGATTCATATAAATTTCAATCGCTTCCCACATACGCATCACTTCGCCTTCTGGCTCTACACGCGCTTTTGAACCTTGCTTCACGCTGCCGTCTGAGCGACGTACCATTTCATTGAACAGTTTCGGATTGGCCAAAGTTGCACGCTGTGCAGTCAAATGGTCACCACGGTGAGTTGCATAGGAGTTAAAGTCTTCTTCTGGCACACCCATTTTCGCCAAATACTCACCTGAAGCACTGTCTAATACAATGGCATTCGATGGTGATAAATGGTCCGTAGTAATGTTATCTGGCAGAATTGCAAGCGGACGCATATTGGTCAAAGTACGTGGTGCAGCCAACGCGCCTTCCCAGTATGGCGGACGACGAATATAAGTACTTTGCGGACGCCAATCGTACAATGGACTCGCAGATTTCTCTGCAACACCCAAGTCAAACATTGGAATATATACT from Acinetobacter pullicarnis encodes the following:
- the rpsG gene encoding 30S ribosomal protein S7, coding for MPRRRVVAAREILPDPKFGSQTIAKFMNHVMQDGKKSIAESIVYGALDRVQEKNKVDPVEFFETTLEKVRPMVEVKARRVGGATYQVPMEVRPSRRTALAMRWLVDAAAKRSEKTMALRLAGELLDAAEGKGSAIKKREDVHRMAEANKAFSHYRF
- the rpsL gene encoding 30S ribosomal protein S12; the encoded protein is MATTNQLIRKGRTTLVEKSKVPALKACPQRRGVCTRVYTTTPKKPNSAMRKVCRVRLTSGFEVSSYIGGEGHNLQEHSVVLIRGGRVKDLPGVRYHTVRGSLDCAGVKDRNQSRSKYGAKRPKK
- a CDS encoding DUF2569 domain-containing protein, with amino-acid sequence MRENNDLKGLDGWLVLVAIMLSFSAYKLVFKLIGFVSELILDELPIIFTSVEGVTRHFLVVSSLVFYAAALSWFLYLIILFSTFNYKFPKYLVLTLSLAVLLDPLKALVQYFLVPHTAIAYPELLIGFGFSLLMAVLWIPYMLKSERVKQTFVEKRPVQ
- a CDS encoding EcsC family protein is translated as MTNSNHQPSSLIAATLQLAKKVGSTGLGMIQHVAPDTTVKLTEVPDEARVIEGQATQRGERKKNHYAAPQQLMREHFPRISSQLLGRHYQKINHVTSFISPGFNDKVADYFFERLNNTVSKLSSSEALLNEVGAKDLIELSKDPARSARISVALCNQNKILAAMQGAASGVTGILGAAVDIPFSIALALRGIYQTGHAYGFELNAEDHPIVEYVFKQIDLGSVAEKQTVLATIRNMAQVLKEHNLQQLQRLVGSSNDVEYLKKYLVDAQGEFKWAWMQHVPQTSFVAKLAPIANLGVGARYSMQLVEDAGSHAQHIFHHARLYLLEHPETDLDLLSAYQQAMSDLKQVQLSLNLPADEVEAPN